A stretch of DNA from Anaerobacillus isosaccharinicus:
GCACAGCAAATTAAAGAAATTGTTGCTCTTAATGTAGAAGTTGCGATAATTGTTGGTGGCGGAAACATCTGGCGCGGCATGGCTGGTAGTGCTAAGGGAATGGATCGTGCTACAGCGGATTACATGGGAATGTTAGCAACAGTTATGAACTCATTAGCCTTACAAGATAGCCTTGAAAATCTTGAAGTTCCAACGAGAGTTCAAACATCTATTGAAATGAGACAAATTGCAGAACCGTACATAAGAAGAAGAGCGATTCGTCATCTAGAAAAAAGCCGTGTTGTTATCTTTGCTGGAGGAACTGGGAATCCTTATTTTTCTACAGATACTACAGCAGCGCTCCGTGCAGCTGAAATTGAAGCAGAGGTCATTTTAATGGCTAAAAACAAGGTTGATGGTGTTTATACAGCAGATCCGTCTATTGACGCAAATGCGAAAAAATATGAAACACTTACTTACCTAGATGTACTTAAAGAAGGCTTAGCTGTAATGGATTCAACAGCTTCATCATTATGTATGGACAATGACATTCCGCTTATTGTATTCTCAATTATGGAAGAAGGAAATATTAAGCGTGTTGTTTTAGGTGAAAATATCGGAACAATTGTTAGGGGGAATTAGAATGAGTAAAGAAGTAATTAAATTAGCTGAAGAAAAAATGAACAAAGCTGTAGACGCTCTTAAACGAGAACTTGTTACTCTTCGTGCCGGAAGAGCGAATCCTGCTATTCTAGATAAAATTCAAGTTGAATATTATGGTGCAGTTACTCCTTTAAACCAATTAGCTTCAGTAACAGTTCCGGAAGCGAGATTGTTAGTTATTCAGCCTTTTGATAAAACGATTATTAACGATATTGATCGTACAATTCAAAAGTCTGATTTAGGCTTGAGTCCTTCAAACGATGGGACAGTTATTAGAATTATGATCCCACCATTAACCGAAGAAAGACGTCGTGATCTTGTTAAATTAGTAAAAAAATATGCTGAAGAAGCAAAAGTAGCGATTCGTAATATTCGTCGCGATGCAAATGATGATTTAAAGAAATTACAAAAAGACGGTGAAATGACGGAAGATGAATTACGCCGTAGCACGGATGACGTACAAAAGCTAACTGATAAAGAAATTGTTAAAGTTGATGAAGTTGCACTTGTTAAAGAAAAAGAAATCATGGAAGTGTAACCCGTTTCAAGGTAGAATAGAATAATGAATAGAACCCTCTATAATTATTAAGGGGGTTTTTTTATACATTAGGGTTATAAATTGTTTTCGTTGTTACTCTAACCGATTTAAAGTCCTAAGTATAAAAAAAACAGTTGTTTTTTTCTTAGTTTAGTTTTTTAGTGAAACCATTATATTTTCTGTTCATTAGTACAACAATGGTAGTATGAATTTTTAAATAAAAGGCAAGCTTACCATCCTTCACCTTTCTCAGTAAAAGGGACGGAAGGAGATTATGGAAGAGACCTTCAATAAGCGTTGTGATGTGGTTATTTTTCATATACAATTATTAAAGTGTCCGTATAATTTATTTTTCAGTTAATTAGAGTAAGATGCGGCTGTGACACAACAAAAGTGTTTAACTGAGTATTTGAACAATACAAAACCATAGCGACATATAATTCCGAAACGAAGGATATGCAGCAACTATAAGAAAATTAGTATTAATTTTGGGGGACAAGAATATGCTTGAAAAGTTCTCGAACTGGAAGTCGAAAGCTGAACAAGAGAATAAGATAGAAGAAGTGAAATTAGAAAATGTACCTAAGCATGTTGCAATAATTATGGATGGAAATGGCCGTTGGGCTAAAAAAAGAGGCTTACCACGAATTGCTGGCCATCGTGAAGGTATGAATGTCATAAATAAAATAGTTAAAAAAGCTAATTCACTTGGTGTTGAAGTTTTAACTTTATATGCATTTTCGACTGAGAACTGGAAAAGGCCTAAAAATGAAGTTGATTTTTTAATGAGATTACCTGAGCGTTATTTAAGTGTGGAATTACCTAAGTTAATTGAAGAAAATGTTAAGGTTCGCTTAATGGGCTGTAAGGAAAGTCTGCCTGCTCATACAATAGGTGCAGTAGATAATGCAATTGAAAAAACTAAACATAATACTGGTTTAATTCTAAATTTTGCTTTAAATTATGGAAGTCGAGATGAAATTGTCAGTGCTATTCAAGATATCGCCAAAGAAGTAGTTGCTGGAAATATTACCCCCGATCAGATAACGGATGGGGTAATTACCGAGCATTTAATGACAAAGGAACTTCGTGACCCTGATCTATTAATACGTACAAGTGGTGAAATTCGTTTAAGTAACTTTATGCTTTGGCAGCTTGCCTACACAGAGTTTTGGTTTACAGATGTTCTATGGCCGGATTTCACTGAACAACACTTCCTTGAAGCTATTAGTGTCTACCAACAACGGACGCGACGCTATGGAGGTATTTAGAAAGGAGTCACTGCAATGAAAGAGAGAATAGTTACAGGGGTTATTGCAGGAATCGTATTTATCTTATTAATCGTAATCGGCCAACTCCCATTTACAATCGTGATAATCGGACTGGCTTCAATAGGCTTATTTGAATTACTAAAAATGAAGAAAATTGCCTCGTTGTCAATAATGGGAGCAATAAGTTTAATTTTTATGTGGACCATCGTAATCCCAAATCAATGGTTTGAAACAGGCATTCTATCCAACTTTAGTCGAAGTGATTTATTGATAGGATTTATTATTTTGTTTTTAGCTATTACTGTCTTAACAAAAAATTCTATTACTTTTGATGAAGTAGGTTTTGTTATTCTATCATCTGCTTATGTTGGCTTAGGGTTTCACTTCTTAATTGAAACACGATTACTAGAAAATGGTCTATCTTTACTCTTTTTTATCCTATTTTTAATTTGGTCTACTGATTCTGGAGCATATTTTGCAGGTAGATCTTTTGGAAAACGAAAGCTTTGGCCCGAGATAAGTCCGAAAAAAACAATCGAAGGCTCGCTTGGCGGAATTTTTTGTGCTCTTTTCATAGGGCTTATCTATCACTATTTTGTTCCAATTTCCGATTCTATAGGAACTGTAATTATTATGATCCTTGTTGTATCTATAGTAGGACAAATTGGTGATCTTGTTGAATCGGCCCTAAAACGACATTATTCTGTTAAAGATTCAGGGAATATTCTGCCAGGGCATGGTGGTATTTTAGATCGTTTTGATAGCTTGATCTTTGTGTTACCTGTTTTATACTTATTACATTTTATTTAATAACGATACATATATAATAGAAAATGTTCTTAAATTCGATAAATAAATTACGCTGATCACCTACTAGAAGACGTTCTAAGAGAAATTCTATTACGGTGGTACGAGGAGTTATCTTATGAAAAAAATAAGTTTATTGGGGGCCACAGGTTCTATCGGAACACAAACCTTGGATGTTATAAAAAGTCATCCGGACAAGTTTACCCTTGAAGCCATTTCCATTGGTAGAAATATTGACCTTGGTCTAAAACAAATAAATGAGTATAAACCTAAGCTTGTTTCCGTACAATTTAA
This window harbors:
- the pyrH gene encoding UMP kinase — its product is MEKPKYKRIVLKLSGEALAGEQGYGIDPTVIQSIAQQIKEIVALNVEVAIIVGGGNIWRGMAGSAKGMDRATADYMGMLATVMNSLALQDSLENLEVPTRVQTSIEMRQIAEPYIRRRAIRHLEKSRVVIFAGGTGNPYFSTDTTAALRAAEIEAEVILMAKNKVDGVYTADPSIDANAKKYETLTYLDVLKEGLAVMDSTASSLCMDNDIPLIVFSIMEEGNIKRVVLGENIGTIVRGN
- a CDS encoding phosphatidate cytidylyltransferase — translated: MKERIVTGVIAGIVFILLIVIGQLPFTIVIIGLASIGLFELLKMKKIASLSIMGAISLIFMWTIVIPNQWFETGILSNFSRSDLLIGFIILFLAITVLTKNSITFDEVGFVILSSAYVGLGFHFLIETRLLENGLSLLFFILFLIWSTDSGAYFAGRSFGKRKLWPEISPKKTIEGSLGGIFCALFIGLIYHYFVPISDSIGTVIIMILVVSIVGQIGDLVESALKRHYSVKDSGNILPGHGGILDRFDSLIFVLPVLYLLHFI
- a CDS encoding isoprenyl transferase; translated protein: MLEKFSNWKSKAEQENKIEEVKLENVPKHVAIIMDGNGRWAKKRGLPRIAGHREGMNVINKIVKKANSLGVEVLTLYAFSTENWKRPKNEVDFLMRLPERYLSVELPKLIEENVKVRLMGCKESLPAHTIGAVDNAIEKTKHNTGLILNFALNYGSRDEIVSAIQDIAKEVVAGNITPDQITDGVITEHLMTKELRDPDLLIRTSGEIRLSNFMLWQLAYTEFWFTDVLWPDFTEQHFLEAISVYQQRTRRYGGI
- the frr gene encoding ribosome recycling factor gives rise to the protein MSKEVIKLAEEKMNKAVDALKRELVTLRAGRANPAILDKIQVEYYGAVTPLNQLASVTVPEARLLVIQPFDKTIINDIDRTIQKSDLGLSPSNDGTVIRIMIPPLTEERRRDLVKLVKKYAEEAKVAIRNIRRDANDDLKKLQKDGEMTEDELRRSTDDVQKLTDKEIVKVDEVALVKEKEIMEV